The genome window CCCAGCGAGCGGGCAATATCCATGGCGTTGCGCGAGGTGCAGCAGATGTCGGCTTCTGCTTTGGTTTCGGCGTAGGTATTGATATAAGCTACTACCGGTACGCCCGGCCATAGTTTCTTCAGCAGTCGCACATCTTCGCCGGTAATACTTTCAGCGAGCGAGCAGCCGGCATCAAAACTAGGAAGTAACACTTGTTTGGCTGGGTTCAGGATCTTGGCCGTCTCCGCCATAAACTTCACCCCGCAGAAAATAATGTAATCCGCTTCCACAGTTTTGGCCGCCACGCTCAGCCCCAGCGAGTCGCCTACAAAATCGGCAATACCGCCATCTTCGTGTTTTACCTGCAGCTCGGCCGGCATATAAAAATGCGACAGCACTACTGCATTATGCTTTTTCTTCAGTTCGCGAATTTCTTCTACAGCATCCAGTAAAGCGGCTTCTTCTTGTGCGGGCAGGGCAACAGGTTCCATGGCTCTGAGTTTTTCAGAGAAGGCGCCCCGGGTTTGGGTAGAAAGCATGTGTGTTGTGTGTTTGTGTTAGACTAAGATTCTACTATTGTTTTGTCAGAACTATAGATTATTCCTTTGATCCGGGTTCGGATATACTTTCTTTTGGCAGCTCTTCGTGCAGGTTGGTAATATAATACTCCCCTGAGTTAATCCCATCTACCAGCGTTTGTATTGTTTTCGTATCAAATACCCGTAGCAATTGGTTGCGGTAAGCTTTTATCTCGTCGTGCAACGGGCAGGGATGTGTATCGGAGCACTGCTTCATGCCCATGCCGCACTTCCGGAAAGCTTCCAGTCCGTCTATTGTTTTTACTACCTCCAGCAGGCTGATTTCGCTGGCCTGGCGATGCAGGAAAAACCCGCCACCCGGTCCTTTTACAGATGCGATCACTCCTTTACGAACCAGGTCCTGCAGGATCTTGCCCATAAAATGCGCGGGCAGTTCCAACTCCTTCGCTATTTCCTTGATGCCTACTTTAAGCCCCTGTGCATCGTTCAGAGCGATGTATACAATGGCGCGCAGGGCATATTCCGTTGTTTTCGATAACATGAGAAACTGTTTATACTTCTAACACTAACACGGCTGCAAAGGTACTATTTCCCTTCCAACTGCCGCATCCCTTCTTCTGTGATCATTTCCGTAGACCACGGCGGCGACCATACCAGGTTTACCTTTACATCCAGGTTCGGAAAACGTTTTAACAGGATCTGCTCTGTTGCATTTACGATGGTGCCGCTCATGGGGCAG of Pontibacter deserti contains these proteins:
- a CDS encoding RrF2 family transcriptional regulator codes for the protein MLSKTTEYALRAIVYIALNDAQGLKVGIKEIAKELELPAHFMGKILQDLVRKGVIASVKGPGGGFFLHRQASEISLLEVVKTIDGLEAFRKCGMGMKQCSDTHPCPLHDEIKAYRNQLLRVFDTKTIQTLVDGINSGEYYITNLHEELPKESISEPGSKE